A portion of the Rhizoctonia solani chromosome 6, complete sequence genome contains these proteins:
- a CDS encoding RTA1-like protein — translation MVTIITGALGYAFGLFLRIRYTQEPANAAVYNAMDLFLLLSPCGFIAGLFMMLVPIATYLEAQEFLLIKPNLLTKIFLVAEFTAFLVQGTGSAMSIAFDIDIRILGAKILLGGLVLQTISLTAYMNIFGLFVFRLRKYRKGEWGSRPNGFLKHWLVLLVVIGVSIQNLSIRGGYRMLVAMQGPNGSLSSSEQFFYTAECATLWGSISVFLTVWPPRYLAMPRSGSVLAEDTEVQSVTSFYSKS, via the exons ATGGTGACTATCATCACCGGTGCGCTTGGGTACGCTTTTGGGTTGTTCTTACGCATTC GATATACCCAGGAGCCAGCCAACGCAGCAGTTTATAACGCAATGGATTTATTTTTACTTTTATCACCTTGTGGATTTATTGCGGGT CTTTTCATGATGCTTGTTCCAATTGCCACTTATCTCGAGGCTCAAGAATTCCTGCTTATTAAACCTAACCTTCTGACTAAGATCTTCTTG GTAGCTGAGTTCA CTGCCTTCTTAGTTCAGGGTACCGGAAGTGCAATGAGTATTGCCTTCGATATCGATATTAGGATTCTTGGAGCTAAG ATCCTTCTGGGTGGATTGGTCCTCCAAACAATTTCTTTAACCGCGTACATGAATATTTTTGGACTGTTTGTCTTTCGTCTACGCAAGTATCGTAAAGGAGAATGGGGGAGTCGACCAAATGGGTTTTTGAAGCATTGGCTCGTGCTTTTAGTAGTTATTGGGGTCAGTATTCAGAATCTGAGC ATACGAGGCGGATACCGGATGCTTGTGGCTATGCAAGGACCTAATGGATCGTTGTCGAGTTCGGAGCAGTTCTTCTATACTGCCGAATGCGCGACACTATGGGGTTCCATTAG TGTCTTCTTAACAGTTTGGCCACCACGGTACTTGGCTATGCCTAGGTCGGGGTCAGTCCTCGCGGAAGATACAGAAGTACAATCTGTAACTTCGTTCTACTCCAAGTCTTGA
- a CDS encoding Fungal specific transcription factor domain codes for MSLVLAMNADGGGASATAGRECSWSIENDARRPATKQLVESLHAKIQSLEAELAQLKGRPVTSSADSDAEPSTPVVNASTFPSEPAEPSSFERERPEAPNAQLTMTVMYRYIFDIDSSIPANEQSKDVHLSVACQWNRYLPQLPHLTRLEHDTILLRCFQYGVAWLHCMLPEAFLHDMLYALTSESSAVSNPLRLQHYTPMLHCALLAYACAFSDNPEIRSPSFRAKFAQYAKQWLDYEFERPVMALVRALALLGEYHCGIGQRSSGFMYMGMSIRAARSLILVGDHESWINEGSTAHSEVVERDWHFWSAFCQDKIMALEFNQEHDVPVPHLGVSLPSIDGDSDNQPWSNGLVGFPPRLTTKTFFDSCKLMVISTRIIEFLHTKDQEGQDERAVINLHLQLDTWFNNLPRELLVWARSTSPLPHIITLHICYWFLLVCLHQPLYHRPTTSEDDKGKGPNTMGDVPNQGGGNDPIHDLSIKMVDRATHKIVQLLQMFEEQHGMRFFPRNMIYMIYECGLVLMKEAATVPFAATKKRATAIEAGHACLRALKGTSVTWPWAEQLATRLEGCLNAAGANTTLQPFTSNWSIPVGGTNSAGADMSPTFHQFVHVWDSTGMEAPGRINLTNRIQDTQPTEPNSDMTTTRGMVPSSMGLGLQGLVPQNHDLGHPTIRRNLGEEGSAQVDGETRAYDMVSFSDTPTSSTSSYSAPHPTQQGSDEDMWSSSLFD; via the exons ATGTCTCTCGTGCTTGCAATGAATGCCGACGGCGGCGGTGCAAGTGCGACGGCG GGGCGAGAG TGTTCGTGGAGTATAGAAAACGATGCACGACGCCCAGCAACGAAGCAGCTTGTCGAAAGTCTGCACGCCAAGATACAATCACTCGAAGCCGAACTAGCACAATTGAAGGGACGGCCCGTAACGTCGTCTGCTGATAGTGACGCCGAGCCCTCTACCCCAGTTGTGAACGCGTCAACG TTTCCATCTGAACCAGCAGAGCCGTCGAGCTTCGAGCGCGAGCGTCCGGAGGCACCGAACGCTCAGCTTACAATGACCGTTATGTACAGGTATATCTTCGACATAGATTCAAGCATCCCGGCCAATGAGCAATCCAAGGATGTACATCTAAGCGTCGCCTGCCAGTGGAACCGTTACCTTCCCCAGTTGCCTCATTTAACTCGCCTTGAACATGACACCATTCTTTTACGCTGCTTTCAATACGGAGTTGCATGGCTGCACTGCATGCTTCCTGAGGCCTTTCTGCATGATATGCTTTACGCCCTTACATCCGAGTCATCTGCGGTCAGCAACCCGTTGCGCCTTCAACATTACACTCCTATGCTTCACTGTGCTTTGCTCGCTTATGCCTGTGCTTTCTCTGACAACCCTGAGATTCGATCACCCTCTTTTCGCGCTAAATTTGCTCAATACGCAAAACAATGGCTAGATTATGAATTCGAGAGGCCTGTCATGGCATTGGTTAGGGCGCTTGCATTGTTAGGAGAGTATCATTGTGGTATCGGGCAGCGTAGTTCGGGGTTTATGTATATGG GTATGAGCATTCGCGCTGCTCGATCTC TAATTCTCGTAGGCGATCACGAATCTTGGATTAATGAGGGTTCTACAGCCCATTCCGAAGTGGTTGAGCGTGATTGGCATTTCTGGTCAGCCTTTTGTCAAG ATAAAATCATG GCGCTAGAATTCAACCAGGAACACGATGTACCAGTTCCCCACCTTGGTGTGAGCCTTCCATCAATTGACGGAGACTCGGATAATCAACCTTGGTCGAATGGGCTTGTTGGATTTCCACCAAGATTAACTACTAAAACATTTTTCGATAGTTGCAAACTTATGGTTATATCAACTAGGATTATTGAGTTTCT ACACACAAAGGACCAAGAAGGCCAAGACGAGCGCGCGGTAATCAACCTGCA TCTTCAACTTGATACATGGTTCAATAACTTGCCACGAGAGCTACTCGTATGGGCTCGATCTACTTCGCCTCTCCCGCACATAATTACTCTGCACATCTGTTATTGGTTTTTACTAGTCTGCTTGCACCAGCCGCTCTACCATCGGCCTACTACAAGTGAAGACGACAAGGGGAAAGGGCCTAACACGATGGGAGATGTACCAAACCAAGGTGGGGGAAATGACCCAATTCACGATCTGAGTATCAAAATGGTGGATCGGGCGACGCATAAGATTGTGCAACTTCTCCAAATGTTCGAGGAGCAACATGGAATGAGGTTCTTTCCTAGGAACATGATTTAT ATGATTTACGAGTGTGGTCTCGTTCTAATGAAAGAGGCCGCAACTGTACCTTTTGCAGCGACGAAGAAAAGAGCAACTGCAATCGAGGCTGGCCACGCCTGTTTGCGTGCGTTAAAAGGGACTTCGGTAACTTGGCCGTGGGCCGAACAACTGGCTACTCGCTTGGAAGGGTGTCTAAACGCAGCCGGAGCAAACAC CACACTACAGCCCTTCACCTCAAATTGGTCTATTCCAGTAGGTGGGACCAACTCAGCAGGCGCAGACATGTCACCGACGTTCCATCAGTTCGTCCACGTCTGGGATTCCACTGGAATGGAGGCTCCTGGTAGGATCAATTTAACGAACAGAATTCAAGATACGCAACCAACCGAGCCGAATTCTGATATGACTACCACTCGGGGAATGGTTCCAAGCTCGATGGGGCTGGGCTTGCAGGGCCTGGTCCCTCAGAATCACGACCTTGGCCATCCAACGATCAGAAGGAATCTCGGAGAGGAGGGGAGTGCACAGGTAGACGGGGAAACCCGGGCATACGACATGGTTTCCTTCTCGGATACACCGACTAGTTCTACATCTTCTTACTCTGCACCCCATCCTACTCAACAGGGGTCTGACGAAGATATGTGGAGTTCCTCTTTGTTTGATTAG
- a CDS encoding phosphoglucomutase/phosphomannomutase, alpha/beta/alpha domain protein: protein MTRYNIQEIQTKPFEGQKPGTSGLRKRVKIFQQEHYTENFIQAILDAMPEPGVAGSTLIAAANGVKKLYIGQDAILSTPAASNIIRQYKADGGILLTASHNPGGPDNDFGIKYNVRNGGPAPESVTDKIFQRTKEITTYKALDAGELDLSKIGTHTYGPMEVEIIDSVKDYVTLLEGIFDFPLIKSFLSSNPSYRAIFLEALGLPPSSVQQCQPLPDFGGAHPDPNLTYAHSLVEVVERDNIPFGAASDGDGDRNMIYGKGAFVTPSDSVAVIADWADVIPYFKKTGLRGLARSMPTSNAIDYVAKAKGVEVFEVPTGWKFFGNLMDAGRLSICGEESFGTGSDHIREKDGLWAVVAWLNIIAAANQKNPGTGINELLQEHYSKYGRSFFSRYDYEEVSSEGAKKFTDNLDSLFADASFVGSKFGEFTIAGTNNFSYTDPIDGSVSKNQGHIGATVRMYIERYSKDESQFKKNTAEGLQPLIDAALEFTKLKEYLGREEPTVIT, encoded by the exons ATGACCCGCTACAACATCCAGGAAATCCAAACCAAGCCCTTTGAAGGCCAGAAGCCTGGTACCTCTGGGCTACGCAAGAG GGTCAAGATATTCCAGCAAGAG CATTACACGGAGAACTTTATCCAGGCGATCCTCGACGCGATGCCCGAGCCTGGTGTTGCTGGCTCCACTCTG ATCGCCGCTGCCAATGGCGTCAAGAAGCTCTACATTGGCCAGGACGCGATCCTTTCCACTCCTGCGGCTTCTAACATCATCCGTCAgtacaaggcagacggagGAATTCTGCTGACCGCCAGCCACAACCCTGGTGGACCCGACAACGATTTTGGTATCAAATACAACGTCAGGAACGGTGGACCAGCCCCAGAGAGTGTGACCGATAAAATCTTCCAGCGAACCAAGGAGATTACGACTTACAAGGCCCTTGATGCTGGCGAG CTCGATCTGTCTAAGATTGGCACCCATACCTACGGTCCGATGGAGGTTGAGATTATCGACTCTGTCAAGGACTACGTTACACTCCTCGAGGGGATCTTCGATTTCCCTCTCATCAAATCGTTCCTTAGTAGTAACCCCTCTTATCGA GcgatattcttggaagcgCTCGGCCTCCCCCCTTCATCCGTGCAGCAATGCCAACCCCTTCCTGATTTTGGCGGCGCTCATCCCGATCCTAACTTGACATACGCACACTCCCTAGTCGAAGTTGTCGAGAGAGATAACATCCCCTTCGGCGCCGCCAGCGACGGTGATGGTGACCGAAACATGATATACGGAAAGGGCGCATTTGTCACCCCAAGTGACTCAGTTGCCGTCATCGCCGACTGGGCCGATGTGATTCCTTACTTCAAGAAGACTGGTCTCCGTGGTCTTGCCCGCAGCATGCCTACCAGCAATGCTATCGACTACGTTGCCAAGGCCAAGGGTGTCGAGGTTTTCGAAGTACCCACCG GTTGGAAGTTCTTTGGAAACCTCATGGATGCTGGTCGCCTGTCAATCTGTGGTGAAGAGTCATTCGGTACCGGGTCTGACCATATTCGCGAAAAGGACGGTCTCTGGGCGGTAGTTG CTTGGCTCAATATCATTGCCGCCGCCAACCAGAAGAATCCCGGAACTGGTATCAACGAACTCCTTCAAGAGCACTACTCAAAGTATGGTCGCTCGTTCTTCTCACGTTACGATTACGAGGAGGTTTCCTCCGAGGGCGCCAAAAAATTCACGGACAACTTGGACTCTCTTTTCGCCGATGCTTCCTTTGTTGGTTCCAAGTTTGGTGAATTCACCATCGCAGGTACCAACAACTTTAGCTACACAGACCCTATCGATGGCAGTGTGAGCAAGAACCAAGGCCACATT GGCGCCACCGTCCGTATGTACATCGAGAGGTACAGCAAAGACGAATCTCAGTTCAAGAAAAATACTGCTGAGGGTCTTCAGCCCTTGATCGATGCAGCCCTCGAGTTTACTAAGCTCAAGGAGTACCTTGGTCGCGAGGAGCCGACCGTCATTACA TAA
- a CDS encoding GDSL-like lipase/acylhydrolase family protein — protein MRHIYCIPLFFLAYFSLAIAGPLGAGKRQLDSGTYVTDISQCPSVRPRTTPPKNVHDLRPDDFSVAMAVGDSITAGAFAQGINRENILLNFVEFRGLSYAGGGDSGAITVPNLLKHYNKTLVGASKGVNLGIELCFGPLCPIGPVGWNQPVDQLNAAQSGALASNLLHEVRDYLVPQVKAAGIAANRFKYLSFQIGSNDLCQLCLAADALLGPGTQSDFERNIRETLEYIRKNIPNTLVNLFGVFQVSQIYGLTLNEPYCQQLIPNVTHYNLECTCALFGGETGEFTRSRMDKLQNQYNTALKKIAAEYKAKNYADFAVIWQPAEVPLGRYPIESLSSLDCFHPSTATHQRIAAGLWNRLPLDEAARATPFEWEATPKFRCLQENDRIKT, from the exons ATGAGACATATATACTGCATTCCTCTTTTTTTTCTGGCCTATTTCTCGCTTGCAATTGCTGGCCCCCTGGGGGCCGGTAAGCGACAACTGGACTCAGGTACATATGTAACCGACATCTCCCAGTGCCCTTCGGTCCGCCCTCGGACTACACCTCCGAAAAATGTACATGATTT ACGCCCTGATGACTTTTCGGTGGCAATGGCCGTCGGAGATTCGATTACTGCAGGGGCTTTTGCACAAG GTATAAATAGAGAGAATATTCTACTTAACTTCGTTGAATTTCGTGGACTTTCATATGCTGGGGGAGGCGATTCTGGTGCAATTACTGTACCAAAT CTCTTGAAGCATTATAACAAAACTCTTGTTGGCGCATCCAAGGGTGTCAATTTAGGTATCGAACTTTGTTTCGGACCATTGTGCCCTATTGGACCG GTGGGATGGAACCAACCGGTCGATCAATTAAATGCAGCTCAAAGCGGTGCCCTTGCCTCTAACTTACTCCATGAAGTCCGAG ACTATCTCGTGCCACAGGTAAAGGCAGCGGGGATTGCTGCAAATCGTTTCAAGTACCTAAGCTTCCAAATCGGGTCCAACGACCTGTGTCAGTTGTGTTTGGCAG CCGATGCATTACTTGGTCCTGGCACACAGTCAGATTTTGAACGTAACATCCGAGAGACATTGGAATACATTCGGAAAAACATTC CCAACACCCTAGTTAACTTGTTCGGCGTCTTCCAGGTATCCCAAATATATGGT CTCACGCTCAATGAGCCATACTG CCAGCAGCTTATCCCTAATGTCACACATTATAACCTTGAGTGCACATGCGCCCTCTTTGGGGGAGAGACAGGGGAATTCACACGCAGCCGGATGGACAAGCTTCAAAATCAATACA ATACGGCCTTGAAGAAAATTGCTGCGGAGTACAAGGCCAAGAATTATGCGGATTT TGCAGTAATATGGCAGCCTGCCGAAGTTCCACTTGGCCGATACCCAATTGAAT CACTCAGTAGCCTCGATTGCTTCCATCCTAGTACGGCAACTCATCAGCGCATTGCGGCAGGGCTTTGGAATCGCCTGCCCTTGGATGAA GCCGCTCGTGCTACCCCATTTGAATGGGAGGCCACCCCCAAATTCCGTTGTCTTCAAGAGAACGATCGCATCAAGACTTGA
- a CDS encoding carbohydrate esterase family 1 protein, producing MSLVNSTFAPNCTALLDSTPTFIPGLRPYVAQTYSAGSNVSISNTTAFSDLSEFCRFGAQYNTSANSQIQFEVWLPVAENWNGRFAHAGNGGDLGSISYQEMAIPMTKYGFAMASTNTGHNGSVSDGSFAMNNLESQIDFGWRAVHLSTIFSKVIVNAYYGQNSSYNYWFGCSSGGKQGMREVQGFPEDFDGALTGAPAQWLSRQNGFNIHVGQLNMNETTPGEVCDEIDDVKDNVILNPRLCTPDTSTVVCGASNLSAYVNSSTCITEGQATTLAAVYKNWTSSATGELLFPSYDPGSESGWTALLSGTPFGLSSDFFLYQVYNYTSLQPALVVKNETELERITAIGDETDPGQGNAVNPNLTPFFQRGGKLIAYHGSADMNIPSGSSTHYYERLQTYYNRSTDLRNYYRLFLVPGMGHCEGGNGADGFGRPQQQSNGQGQSLVFDAEHDAILALMRWVENGTAPNQIISAKYVDNDKSQGVEFTRLLCPYPQEGKYVSGDVNNSTSYVCE from the exons ATGTCTCTTGTAAACTCGACTTTTGCCCCAAACTGCACGGCTCTCCTGGACTCTACGCCAACTTTCATCCCTGGGCTTCGGCCATATGTTGCTCAGAC GTATTCTGCTGGATCTAACGTCTCTATAAGCAATACCACCGCGTTTTCAGATCTCTCAGAGTTTTGCCGTTTTGGTGCACAATATAATACTTCCGCCAATTCTCAAATCCAGTTCGAGGTTTGGCTACCTGTAGCAGAAAACTGGAATGGCCGGTTCGCACAC GCTGGGAATGGAGGG GATCTTGGCTCTATCTCATACCAG GAAATGGCCATCCCGATGACTAAATATGGCTTTGCGATGGCAAGCACCAATACAGGTCACAACGG GTCTGTTTCTGATGGGTCATTTGCCATGAATAATTTGGAGTCTCAG ATTGACTTTGGGTGGCGTGCGGTTCATCTCAGCACTATTTTCTCAAAAGTCATTGTCAATGCCTACTACGGCCAGAACTCAAGCTACAATTATTGGTTCGGTTGCTCCAGTGGAGGCAAGCAGGGAATGAGAGAAGTTCAAGGGTTCCCCGAAGATTTCGATGGTGCACTAACTGGAGCCC CGGCACAATGGCTTTCTAGGCA GAACGGATTTAATATTCACGTCGGGCAGTTAAATATGAATGAGACCACTCCAGGCGAAGTG TGTGACGAGATAGATGACGTGAAAGATAATGTGATCCTCAAC CCTCGCCTATGTACTCCAGACACATCGACTGTCGTTTGTGGTGCATCCAACCTATCCGCCTACGTTAATTCCTCTACATGTATTACCGAGGGACAGGCGACCACTCTGGCAGCTGTCTACAAGAACTGGACATCATCGGCTACGGGGGAATTGTTGTTTCCTTCCTATGATCCAGGTAGCGAGAGTGGCTGGACTGCGCTATTGAGCGGGACACCGTTTGGGCTTTCTT CCGACTTTTTCTTGTATCAGGTTTATAATTATACTTCTCTCCA ACCTGCGCTAGTCGTGAAGAATGAAACCGAGCTCGAGCGGATTACGGCAATTGGAGACGAAACCGATCCTGGACAAGGCAATGCTGTGAACCCGAATTTGACACCCTTCTTCCAAAGAGGAGGGAAGCTAATAGCGTACCATGGGTCAGCGGATATGAACATCCC GTCGGGAAGTTCAACTCATTATTATGAACGACTGCAGACGTACTACAATAGATCGACCGACTTGAGAAACTATTACCGTCTTTTCTTGGTTCCCGGCATGGGCCATTGTGAAGGTGGAAATGGCGCGGATGGTTTCGGCCGGCCCCAACAGCAAAGTAATGGCCAAGGCCAATCTCTTGTTTTCGATGCCGAACATGACGCAATCCTCGCCCTTATGCGCTGGGTCGAGAACGGTACCGCCCCGAACCAAATCATTAGTGCGAAATACGTGGATAATGACAAGAGTCAAGGCGTCGAATTCACAAGGCTCTTGTGCCCTTACCCACAAGAGGGCAAGTATGTCAGTGGGGATGTGAATAATTCGACCAGCTACGTTTGCGAGTAG
- a CDS encoding epoxide hydrolase codes for MRHTSTVLLSLLALPGAALGYDVKPFKVDLSSRVSHLKELVKLTKLPETSVLGKAGAGTDLGWLKTDRKTGSEGSFYEFHEVIGPLSNPGSSSNISFHVVVPSLPGFGFSSPAPPGWTLNNTADLFNTLLTEVLGYRSYTASGGDWKQRLRNNLVFTTEGFGYFIEHSNRPATIGLALYDNPIGQLAWISDLYFYGADPLIGVTHSTLDNNTILTSVSLYYLTRTFETTVNVYYQNQGQFTAVSRHAVNRVPMGFADYRYELQYYPEFYLQQVGNLVYHSEHERGGHFGALDNPPAYVDDVRTMMGRWYKP; via the exons ATGCGCCATACCTCTACTGTTTTGTTGTCCTTATTGGCCTTACCTGGTGCCGCCCTTGGGTATGACGTCAAGCCGTTCAAGGTCGACCTCAGCTCTCGTGTATCACATCTCAAAGAACTAGTAAAGTTGACGAAACTCCCCGAGACATCTGTGCTCGGGAAAGCCGGTGCTGGAACCGACCTCGGATGGCTCAAGACCGACAGAAAGACTGGCTCGGAGG GATCGTTTTATGAATTCCATGAAGTTATCGGCCCGCTGAGCAATCCAGGATCTAGCTCAAATATATC GTTCCACGTAGTGGTGCCTTCACTTCCCGGATTTGGGTTCAGTTCTCCCGCCCCTCCCGGGTGGACGTTGAACAACACCGCGGATTTATTCAACACTCTTTTGACAGAAGTTCTAGGATATCGGTCTTATACGGCATCAGGGGGTGACTGG AAACAGCGCTTGCGAAACAATTTGGTTTTTACTACGGAAGGGTTTGGGTATTTTATTGAACATTCCAACAGA CCGGCGACCATCGGTTTGGCTCTATACGATAATCCAATCGGCCAACTGGCTTGGATCTCAGATCTTTACTTTTACG GTGCTGATCCATTGATTGGCGTGACGCACTCGACACTCGATAACAATACTATCCTAACCTCCGTTTCTCTTTATTATTTGACACGCACCTTTGAGACTACAGTCAACGTCTATTACCAGAATCAGGGTCAATTCACGGCTGTTTCACGACACGCAGTCAATCGTGTTCCTATGGGATTCGCAGATTACCGCTACGAGCTTCA GTACTACCCGGAATTTTATCTCCAGCAAGTCGGCAACCTGGTCTACCATTCAG AACACGAGAGAGGAGGTCACTTTGGGGCTCTTGATAATCCTCCAGCCTATGTGGATGATGTCAGGACCATGATGGGACGTTGGTACAAGCCCTGA